Part of the Halostella litorea genome is shown below.
GTCGGGCGCCAGCGCCGCGTCGATCCGGCGGTCGATCGCCGCCCGTGGGTCGGGGCGGGGAGGGTGTTCGGTCATCGCTCAGTCGTCGGTCGGCGTCGCCTCCAGCCCCGTATCGTCGACGTCCACGTCCGGGTCCGTGAGGTCGCCGTCGCGCCACGTGCCGCGGCGGTACCAGGCGTAGGCGATCGCCGCGCCGACGACGTTGGACACCGCAAAGGAGACCCAGATGCCGGACTCGCCGATCTCGCCGGCCGCGATCCACGCGATCGGGAACCGGACGACGCCGAGCATCAGCACGGATATCGCGGCCGCGGTGAGGGTCTTCCCGGCACCGCGGAAGCTCCCGGTGTAGGCCCGCATGATGCCGATGAAGCCGAATGTCAGCGCGACGTAGCGCAGGAACTGCGCGGCGATGTCGACGACCTCGGGGTCGGTCGTGAACACGTCCGCGATGGGCGCGGCCGCGAACCAGACGAGCACGCCCGCGACCGTGAGGACGCCGAACAGCACCGTCGCCGCGAGCCGCGCGGCCCGTTCGGCGCGCTCGGGCCGGTCGGCGCCGATGTTCTGGCCGGTCATCGTCTCGACGCCGCGGGCGACGGCGATCGCCGGCAGGAAGATCACCGAGAACACGCGCGTCCCGATGCCGTAGGCGGCGACGACGGCGTCGGGGAACAGCGCGACGATGAACAGCAGGAGGTTCATCGACACCGCCCGGCCGGTCCCCTCGATGGAGGCGGGGATCCCGATCCGGACGAGGCGGCGCAGGTAGTCGAGGTCGGGGGCCATGTCCCGGAGGTTGATCTCGACGCCGCGGGTCCCGCGGAACATGATCGCCAGGCCGACGACCAGCGCCAGCGCGCGGGAAAACACCGTCGCGATCGCCGCGCCGGTGATCCCCGATCCCGCGTAGCCGGTCGCCGCGTACAGCGACGATTCGAGGCCGCCCATGCCGAGCATCGAGAACAGCGGGTTCGCCTCGAACCCGAAGATGAGGAACGGGTCGAGGACGATGTTCAGGACCACCGAGCCGAACATGACGAGCATCGGCGTGACCGTGTCGCCGTACCCCCGCATGAGCGCGATGAACACCGCGAAGCCGAACATGAACGCCAGCCCCAGCGAGATGACCTCCATGTAGTTCGTCGCCAGGGGCAACACGTCCGCCGACGCGCCCATGACGCCGAGGAACCGGCCGACGATGAAGAAGCCGACCCCGCCGAGGAGGACCGACGCGATGATCGAGAACGTCACCGTCTGGGAGGCGGCGTACTCCGCCTCGCGCTCCTCGCCGGCCCCGGTGTACTGGGCGACGAGGACGCTGCCGGCGACGGAGATGCCCATTCCCAGCGAGATGAGCAGGAACACGAGCGGGAACGCGAAGCTGATCGCGGCCAGCGCGTCCGTGCTGTACTGGCCCAGCCAGAACGTGTCCGCGAGGTTGTAGGCGGTCTGGAACAGGTTCGTGACGACGATCGGCATCGACAGGAAAAAGAGGGGTTTGCCGATGCTCCCGGAGGTGAGGTCGAACTCCTCGGGCCCCTTGAACAGCGCGCCGAGGCGGTCGCGGAGCCGCGTCACGGCGCGACCTCCGTCCCATCGCCGGCGAACAGTTGCCGCTCGGCGTACCTCGTCATGGTCGCGTACAGTCGGTCCGGCGAGTGGCCGACCGCGACCTGCCGGGTGTGTGCCCCCCGGATCGCCGTCACGAGGAACTCCGCGGCGAGCGACGGTTCGACCCCGTCGTCGAACTCGCCGGCCTCGACGCCGGCCACGAGGATCGCCCGCAGCCGTTCGTGGAGGTACTCGTCGAAGTCGGCGAGCCGCTCCCGGACGGCGGCGTCGTACGGGGCCTGGGCGTTCACCTCGAGCATCGCCGTCCGGAACTCACCGTGGAGGGAGCCGTCGCCGTCCGTGAGTAACAGTTCGAGCAGGGAGTCGAGCCGTTCGCGGGGCGTGTCCCCGGCCAGTTCGTCGAGCCGGTCGGTGTAGCGCTCGTACAGCAGGTCGAGGAAGGCGATGAACAGCTGGTCCTTGCACTCGTAGTGGTAGTGGATGGACGCCTTGCTCACGTCCGCCTCGGCGGCGATGTCCTGGAGCGTGAGGTCGGCGTAGCCGTTGTCACAGAGGGCACGATACGTCGCTTCCAGTATCTCCGTCGCTGGTTCGTCGTCCATATCCGTCGTTACCACGCTTACTAACCGGTTAGTCAAAAGGCTTTGGAACGGCGATCCCGTGTGAATAGGGTCCCACACACGGCCCGGAGCGGCGCTTCGCTACCCGGCGGGCGAGTGACCGGGCACTAACCCGCACATCAAAACGGTTATGCGGTGCGGGACGAACGTACTTGCAATGGCCGACCCGTCGAAGCGCTCCTTCTCCGAGACCGACGAGGAGATCATGGGCGCGACGTACCGCGCGCTGCGAGAACACGGCTACGCAGACCTCACGATAAAGCGTATCGCCGAGGAGTACGGCAAGTCGACCGCGGCGGTACACTACCACTACGACACGAAAGACGACCTGCTCGCCGCGTTTCTGGACTTCATCCTCGACCAGTTCGTCGAGACGGTCCACGAGGTCGAGACGACGGACCCCGAACAGCGGCTGGAGTTGCTGCTCGACAAGCTACTCGTCGACCTTGAGGACCACCACGACCTACTGGTCGCGATGCTGGAGATGCGGAGCCAGGCACCGTACAAGGAGGCGTTCGGCGAGCGCTTCCAGCAGAACGACGAGTACATCCGGTACATGCTCCAGACGGTGATAGACCACGGGATCAAGGAGGGCGTGTTCGCGGACGTCGACGCGGAGCACGTCGCGCGGGCGCTCATGACCATCGTCGACGGCGCCCGCACCCGCGCGAGCGTGCTGGACGACCCGGACTCGCTCGCGACGGCGCGGCGGACGGCCGAGGAGTACGTGGACGCGGTGCTGCTAACCGAGGACTGACGGGCCCGCCGGCCGCCGACCCCACACTTGTCGTACCCAATTGACCCTAGCGGCTGCTCCGGGGACGTCCGCTGTCGTCGACCCGAACCGGTCCGTCTCAGTCGTCCCAGCCGTCCGTCGCCGTGGCCGCGTCGGGGTCCGGGTCCGTGACGTCCGCGTTACACCAGTGGCAGAACTCGATCTCCGGGTCCAGCTCCCGGCCGCAGTTCGGGCAGTGGCTCCGCCGTCCGTCGGTCGGCGCGGTCACGCGAGCGACCGCGTTGTGGGCGCGGGCGAGGGCGTACGCGTCGAAGACGCTGAACGCGCCGACGACCAGCACCGGGGCTATCGCCGCCGGGTCGACCGCGTCGCCGTTCGCGAGCGCCTCGGCGGTGGCCGGGTCGACGAACAGCACGGTGGCGACAAACAGGGCGAGGAGCCAGGTGACCGCCCGCCGCCACCGCCGGAGGTACAGGTGGCCGAGCCCGGTCACGAACGCGGCGAGCAGTGCGGCGAGCCACGGCCGTTTGCGCTGGATCGACTCTCGCATGAATGTGACTGAGTAGTTAGTCAGCTATAAGTCTTCTTCCCACTCACCCGTCTCTTCGGCCCACAAACCGACCGCGTCCGCTGGCTACTTACGTACTGGCCGGTTAGACAGTACCGATCAGTTTCCCATGCCCGCGATTCAGGTGGACGGATTGACCAAGGAGTTCGACGGCGTGACGGCGGTCGACGACCTCTCGTTTGCGGTCGAGGAGGGCGAGCTGTTCGGCCTCCTCGGGCCGAACGGCGCGGGGAAGTCGACGCTCATCAACATGCTCGTCACCCTCCTGCGGCCGAGCGCCGGGACCGCGTCGGTCGACGGCCACGACGTCGTCGAGGAGACGGCCGCCGTCCGCAACAGCCTCGGGATCGTGTTCCAGGAGCCGGCGCTCGACGAGGAGCTGACCGGCGCGGAGAACCTGGCGTTTCACGCGCGGCTGTACGGGCTGAGCGGGCGGGAGCGCGAGCGCCGGACCGACGAGGTGCTGGAGCTCGTCGGGCTGACCGGGGAGCGCGACGACCCGGTCAACACGTACTCCGGCGGGATGAAGCGCCGCCTCGAGATCGCTCGCGGGCTGTTGCACGAACCGTCGGTGCTGTTCCTCGACGAGCCGACCACCGGCCTGGACGCGCGGACCCGCCGGGACACGTGGGAGTACATTCGGCGGCTGAACCGGGAGTCCGGCGTCTCCATCGTGTTGACCACCCACTACATCGAGGAGGCCGAACAGCTCTGTGACCGCGTCGCCATCGTCGACGAGGGGGAAGTCGCCGCGATCGACTCGCCCGAGGCACTCAAGCGGTCGCTGGGCGGCGACGTCGTGTCGCTGGAGACCGACGGCCCGGCCGCCGCCCTGCGCGACCGCCTCGACGAGCGGCCGTGGGTCGTCGAACACGCCGGCACCGACGCCGGCGTCAACGTCACCGTCGACAGCGGCGGGTCGCGGGTCGCCGACCTGGTGCGGCTGGCCGACGACGCCGGCGTAACCGTCACCGGCGTCGACATCCACCGGCCGAACCTGGAGGCTGTGTTCCTCTCGCTGACGGGGACGACGATCGCCGAACGGAACGCCGGCGACGAGAAGGCGGCCGTGGACCGCATCGGGGACGCGGACGACCGGTCGCGCCGCGCCGGCGTCGCGGCGACGGAGGGCGACGAATGAACCTCGTTGACCCGCTCGGCGTCTACGCGCTGTGGCTCCGCGACGTCAAGCGCTTCCTCCGGACGCCCTCCAGGATCGTTGGCTCCATCGCGATGCCGCTGCTGTTCCTCGTGTTCCTGGCCTTCGGCTTCGGCGGCGCGGCCATCCCCGGCCTCCCCGAGGGGGTCGACTACCTCCAGTACCTCGTCCCCGGGATGGTCGGGTTCACGATGCTGTTCGGGGCGTCGTTCGCCGGGCTCTCGATCCTCTCGGACCAGGACGTGGGGTTCCTGAAGGAGATCCTCGTCGCGCCCATCAGCCGCACCTCCATCGTGCTGGGGCGGATCGCCGGCGGGTCGACGACGGCGCTCGTCCAGGCGGCGTTGATCCTCCTGCTTTCCCTCCCGCTGGGCTTCCGGATCGCGAGTCCGCTGTCGCTGCCGCTTGCCTTCCTCGTGCTCGTGCTGATCGCGGTCACGTTCGTCGGGTTCGGGGTCGCGCTCGCCTCGCAGTTCAGCGACAGCGAGGGGTTCGGGCTCGTCGTCCAGTTCGTCATCTTCCCGCTGTTTTTCCTCTCGGGCGCGATCTACCCGGTCGCGAGCCTGCCGGAGCCGGTCCAGTTGCTCGCCTACGTCAACCCGCTCACCTACGGCGTCGACGCCCTGCGGGCGGTGCTCGTCGGCACCTCGGCCCACCCGCTGGCCGTCGACTTCGGCGCGCTCGTCGTCTCGTCGGTCGTCACGGTCGGCGTCGGGACGTACCTGTTCGAGCGCGTCGAGGCGGTGTGAGCCGCCCGGCGGATCCGGCCACCGCGCCCGCTCAGCCCTCGTACGCCTCGAACCACGACGAGGCCGTCGCCTGCAACGCCGCGGTCGTGCTGCCGAGGTTGAGCATCCGGTAGCCGTCGGCCGCCTTCTCGTTCACGTCGTCCATGCCGAACCCGAGGCCGCCGAGCGGGACGCCCGCGTCGACGGCGGCCTCGCGGACCGTCTCGACCGCGTCTTCCACGGCTGAATGGGTCGGCTCGCCGGGGTGGCCGAGCGACACCGCGAGGTCGAGCGGCCCGGCGAAGACGAACCCCAGGTCGGGGACGGCGAGGATCTCCTCTATGTTCTCCACCGCCGTCGGGTTCTCGATGGTCACCCCCACGACTACCTCCTCGTCCTCCGTCGCGGCGTAGTCCTCGGCCGTCCCCCACCGGCTCGCCCGGGGGTTGGCGAACCCCCGCTCGCCGGGGTCGCCGTCGTACTCGAACCTGGCCGCCCGGACGGCGCGGCGCGCCTCCTCGGACGTCTCGATCCGTGAGAGGAACAGGGTCCGGACGCCGGCGTCGAGGGCCTTCCGGACCAGCGTGGGATCCGGCTCGGGCAGGCGGACGAGCAGTTCGGTCCCGCCGGCGTCCGCCGCGCGGAGCAAATCCTCCAGCCGGTCGCCGTCCCGGGGACCCGGCCCGCCGTGCTCCAAGTCGATCCAGACGAAGTCGAGGCCGAGTTCGCCGTACAGTTCGACTAGCTTCGGGCTGTACGTGTCGTCGAGGACGCCCAGCGCGACGTCGCCGTCGTCGAGCGTCCGCCGCAGGTCGTTCGTTCGGGGTGCGGAAGTCACGTTCGTTCGACGGCGGAGAGTTCAATAAGGCTCGGGGGTGGGCCGGGGATACGTCACGCGGACGGTCCCGACCCGCGGCATCAGTCGAACCCGCTGACGAGCGTCACGAGCCACTGCGCTGGGTCGCCACGCCGG
Proteins encoded:
- a CDS encoding DUF7575 domain-containing protein, encoding MRESIQRKRPWLAALLAAFVTGLGHLYLRRWRRAVTWLLALFVATVLFVDPATAEALANGDAVDPAAIAPVLVVGAFSVFDAYALARAHNAVARVTAPTDGRRSHCPNCGRELDPEIEFCHWCNADVTDPDPDAATATDGWDD
- a CDS encoding TetR/AcrR family transcriptional regulator → MADPSKRSFSETDEEIMGATYRALREHGYADLTIKRIAEEYGKSTAAVHYHYDTKDDLLAAFLDFILDQFVETVHEVETTDPEQRLELLLDKLLVDLEDHHDLLVAMLEMRSQAPYKEAFGERFQQNDEYIRYMLQTVIDHGIKEGVFADVDAEHVARALMTIVDGARTRASVLDDPDSLATARRTAEEYVDAVLLTED
- a CDS encoding MATE family efflux transporter: MTRLRDRLGALFKGPEEFDLTSGSIGKPLFFLSMPIVVTNLFQTAYNLADTFWLGQYSTDALAAISFAFPLVFLLISLGMGISVAGSVLVAQYTGAGEEREAEYAASQTVTFSIIASVLLGGVGFFIVGRFLGVMGASADVLPLATNYMEVISLGLAFMFGFAVFIALMRGYGDTVTPMLVMFGSVVLNIVLDPFLIFGFEANPLFSMLGMGGLESSLYAATGYAGSGITGAAIATVFSRALALVVGLAIMFRGTRGVEINLRDMAPDLDYLRRLVRIGIPASIEGTGRAVSMNLLLFIVALFPDAVVAAYGIGTRVFSVIFLPAIAVARGVETMTGQNIGADRPERAERAARLAATVLFGVLTVAGVLVWFAAAPIADVFTTDPEVVDIAAQFLRYVALTFGFIGIMRAYTGSFRGAGKTLTAAAISVLMLGVVRFPIAWIAAGEIGESGIWVSFAVSNVVGAAIAYAWYRRGTWRDGDLTDPDVDVDDTGLEATPTDD
- a CDS encoding ABC transporter permease, coding for MNLVDPLGVYALWLRDVKRFLRTPSRIVGSIAMPLLFLVFLAFGFGGAAIPGLPEGVDYLQYLVPGMVGFTMLFGASFAGLSILSDQDVGFLKEILVAPISRTSIVLGRIAGGSTTALVQAALILLLSLPLGFRIASPLSLPLAFLVLVLIAVTFVGFGVALASQFSDSEGFGLVVQFVIFPLFFLSGAIYPVASLPEPVQLLAYVNPLTYGVDALRAVLVGTSAHPLAVDFGALVVSSVVTVGVGTYLFERVEAV
- a CDS encoding HpcH/HpaI aldolase family protein, producing MTSAPRTNDLRRTLDDGDVALGVLDDTYSPKLVELYGELGLDFVWIDLEHGGPGPRDGDRLEDLLRAADAGGTELLVRLPEPDPTLVRKALDAGVRTLFLSRIETSEEARRAVRAARFEYDGDPGERGFANPRASRWGTAEDYAATEDEEVVVGVTIENPTAVENIEEILAVPDLGFVFAGPLDLAVSLGHPGEPTHSAVEDAVETVREAAVDAGVPLGGLGFGMDDVNEKAADGYRMLNLGSTTAALQATASSWFEAYEG
- a CDS encoding ABC transporter ATP-binding protein — its product is MPAIQVDGLTKEFDGVTAVDDLSFAVEEGELFGLLGPNGAGKSTLINMLVTLLRPSAGTASVDGHDVVEETAAVRNSLGIVFQEPALDEELTGAENLAFHARLYGLSGRERERRTDEVLELVGLTGERDDPVNTYSGGMKRRLEIARGLLHEPSVLFLDEPTTGLDARTRRDTWEYIRRLNRESGVSIVLTTHYIEEAEQLCDRVAIVDEGEVAAIDSPEALKRSLGGDVVSLETDGPAAALRDRLDERPWVVEHAGTDAGVNVTVDSGGSRVADLVRLADDAGVTVTGVDIHRPNLEAVFLSLTGTTIAERNAGDEKAAVDRIGDADDRSRRAGVAATEGDE
- a CDS encoding TetR/AcrR family transcriptional regulator, which codes for MDDEPATEILEATYRALCDNGYADLTLQDIAAEADVSKASIHYHYECKDQLFIAFLDLLYERYTDRLDELAGDTPRERLDSLLELLLTDGDGSLHGEFRTAMLEVNAQAPYDAAVRERLADFDEYLHERLRAILVAGVEAGEFDDGVEPSLAAEFLVTAIRGAHTRQVAVGHSPDRLYATMTRYAERQLFAGDGTEVAP